Genomic segment of Leuconostoc mesenteroides subsp. mesenteroides:
CATTTGTTTAAAATTATTCTAATTACTTTTTTGAATTTTTTATGTTTGCTAGTATTAAACTTATAGAGAGTTTTTATTCAATAAAGAATAATTAATAAAGAAGATTATTATGACTGGATTTTTCGTATCACAAAACCAAACTTACAAAACTGAGCATGAAAAACAAATTCTGTGGTCCCCTCAAAAAAATAAAATTGGAGGAGATAATCGTGGATATATAAATATGTCCCATGTGAAAAAAGGAGACATCATTTTTCACTACCACCACAAACAAATTACACATGTCAGCATAGCTCTTACAAATGTGTACGAACGCATTCGTCCATCAGAATTTAATAACAGTATTTGGGATGAATTGGGTTGGCAAGTAGATGTTAGCATGTATAAATTAAATTTGAATATGGAAGAAGTACGTTCATTTTTACAAAAACACGATGCTGAAATTTTCAATACACATGGCCACGTTAATCAAATGTATCTTTTCAGATTAACTAAAGAACAGCTTGATTATTTAATGAGCTATGTAACATCCGATATCAAGAAAAATCTTGAACGTGATATAAAGAGCACCTCCTCTCCCTCTGTCACACTGATAACACATACATCAAAAAAACACTCTGCTAAGAAACATCAATCTGATCGTATTGATTATTTAAAATTACATGAACTAAAATCTAAAATTGGAAAACTTGGTGAAGAATTCATTTTAGATTATCTAACAAAAAAATATCCCGAATCAGAGTTTGATATTATCCCCACCTCTAATAACTTGAATATTTCATCTGGGAATGACAGTGCTGGTTTTGATATAAAAATAATAAATAAAACTACAGACTCTATTACTTTAATAGATGTTAAAACAACTACTTCTACTAGCACGCCACCATTTTTCATGTCTCAAAAAGAGTACCAGGTATTTAGGGAATCATTGGACATGTCCAATACAAACTACTATATATATCGCTTAAGTAATTTAAATGAATTACATAAAACCTATGATCTTGAAATACTCGGACCTGATGAACTAAGTGAAGCTATCTTTACTCCTAATGCCTACTCCGTGTCATTCTGATTTAATGGATTAGTTAATAAAATTAAAGGTAGTAATGTTTAAGTACCAAGAATGCTCGCTGACTTTTACTTTGATAAGTACACAGATAGGTACAGTAAGCTCTACACTTTCATGACGTACCACGGTATCCCTATGTCACTCGAGAGTGGCGTTTTGAAAATTAAATAAAAACAATAGGAACGTGAATCGATGAAGCCTAACAAAAATTTAAAAAATATTATAACCACTCGTAACATTTTCAAACTGATATTATTAATCGCATTAATCTGCTTATCCTTATGGGGGATAAGTAGATTGTGGTTCTTACATCAGTATATTACAATCAATAAGCATAACCCAAATGAACATTTATTTGATTTTTGGAATATGTTTTGGACGTTTATCAGTGCATTGTCTATCCCGTTTTCTGTAATCTCTTACTTAACCACTAAAAATATTGAATCAAGCAACAAGTTAAGAGAGCAAAAAAGAGATTTGATTGAAGGAGAGATTCCCAAATTTTGGTCAGAATATAACACTCATTACAATAATTTAAATGAATCTAGCTTGCCCATTATTACAGAAAGAAAAGAATTATCACCAGAAACAAATGACCTGGTTCAACACGGCATTTGTATCTTATTAAAGATCAACAATATTAAGAAAAATTCGCGTGATACTAATGACGTTGATGATTATTCTGGCTTAATCACTGAATTTCTCTCAAACTATAAAGACGTAATAACCGCTGATTTTCCTATTTTAAGTGTCTTTTTTGAACCTTATGACACTATAGATACAAATAGAAATACAGATTCATATATAGATCAAGATTCCAATATCAGTTCGACTAAAGATTCAATAAATCCTTACGACAACGTTCTTACTTTTTTAATAGGTTCAGACCCCAGCAATGTGCTATTTGTAAGAACTTTAGACACCTATGGCTCTATAGAAAGAATTGTTGGCGATTGGAAAATGAGTTCCTCAAGAGCCAAAAATATAAAATATATTATTGGTGTGACAGGAAACGCATATGGCACAAAAACATACTTAAAAACCGTAAAAGTTTCAGGTTTCAATACCGTCGGAGATCGTATTCGATTCAAATATGAAAATATACTCCTAGATAACACTACTGAGAGCAATGATGCTCATACTGCAGAAATGTCGAAATACGTCTCAGAATTAGTTTCAAATTGGAAGGCTATTAATCCCATCGTTTATCTATCTCATCTTGGATATTTGTTCTCTCAACAAATTATATACCAAACTTTTGAAGATGAATTTTCGCAAAAAATAAACGAATATAATACCATCAAAAAAGATAGCGGCTGTACTAAATTGCAAATTTTTAAGGAATTCAGCGAATTACGTACAAATGGTTTCTTTCGCATTCGATTCAGGTCTAACAAGCTGGATAGTGCTCTATCAGTATCAGATAAGTCTGGTGAAAGAGAACAACACCTTGCTTATAATGACTACTCTCATTGGTATGAAATAATAAGTGACAATAATCTTAAGACAATCAACTTCTCTTCTGTGTTTTTTACCCATATGGCAACAGACAACAACGGTGACGCCAAGCAGTTTTTCGATAATAAACAACTTAATGAGTTTTATGATTACAAACAAACTGAAAAGGTAGTTACTCCTTTTGTAGCAAACGACAAAAAAAAGATTGGATACATTATTACTATTGATGAGCTATCAAAAAGTGAAATTAACAATCAAGAATCATTGACTCATTTCTTTACAAACGTATTCAATGAAATAGATAAAGATCTAGAGTTTGTTAAACACAATACCAAATAATACATGCCCTTTTGGGAGTAAATACGTGCCACGCATCCACGTTAAGGTATTGATAATATTCCCATCTCACTTGAGACTGCTTTTTTGAAGAATATATAACTTGGGGGAACTTCATGGACTTATTAATAGCTTTTTCAATGGCCGTAAGTGGACTAACATTTTTAATGTTAAGTAAAGACGAAAAAAATAAAAAGTACCAGTGGGCCGGAATACTGATGTTAGTATCAAGTTTCATTAGCTTACTGACTTTCTTTTTCTATAAATAAAAAAACCAACTACTATCAGTAAGTGACTTAAAACGAAAAAATAACTCGTTGTTTTAACAAAGATGCCTGCATTGTGGTACGCTTCCCTGTTAAAACTATGGCGGGGGAATAAATACAGAGGTATTGAAAACTATGATCGAAAAAACTATGCATATAATTTTTAATATAATAGATAAATCTGGTGATTTTTTAAGCAATTTAATTGATAAGATAAAGAGTCCTTTTAAAGATAAGTCAATTTACGCCACAATATTATTAATCATTTCAAGCGCTGCTATTCCTATAATTTTCTTTGTCTTTTCAAGTTCTGGCTCTGTAAATGCACCACTTTGGCTTGCTATTCCCGTGGGTGTTTTAAGCCTAATAACGCTTCCTTTCATTGGATTATTTCTATACTGGATTACAAAAGAGTTGGTAGAAAGTTTCAAAGCATTAGATGCAAAAGAAAAAAATACACAAAAAAATTTCGTTAAAATGTATATTTTACTATTAATTTATACTACTTTTTTTCTTGCTTATTTATTTTCCGCCTATTTCTGTATAGCAAGCATAGTTTCATCAAAACTACATCTCGCATGTAACGAAGATTTATCAAGCGTAACTTCTATAACCAACACCATAATAGTAGCCTATACTTTGTTAACCTCGATTATTGTTAAATTTTTTACTGATATTTACGTTAAAAACATGTAAAAAAGTTAGCTCACTCAAAAAGTGCGTACATACGTGCCAAGCATTCACGTTAAAAAGTTAAAACTAAAAGTGTTCAGTTTTCAACGGTAACCTCATAGGAGAATAAAATTATGTTTTTAGAAGAACTCCAAGCTAACAATCAATACCCCATAGTTTTTATAGGTTCGGGAATTACAAAAAGATACTTTTATAATGCACCTGATTGGGAACAACTTTTAAAAACTTTATGGAATGAGGTAAACGATCCAAATTCATTTTATTCTGCTTTCCATACAACAACATCAATGTCTGATTTTGAAGCATACCTAAGTATAGCTGACCAATTAGACTCTGATTATACAACGGCTTTTTACAATCAAAAAATTAGAATTCCAAATTTAACTCTGGCTGAGGCACATGAACATAAAATATCTCCTTTAAGAGCTAAAATTTGCTCTATCTTCTCTAGCTTAACAATTAAGCCTGATATGGAAGAAGAAGTCAAAGAGTTTACTGCAATGTTGAATAAAGCACGAATGATTGTCACTACAAACTACGATACTTTCATCGAACAACAGTTAAACTATAAAATTACTACAAGAGTTGGAAGCAAAGGCTTATTTGAGCAATCTACAGAATTTGGTGAATTGTTTAAATTACATGGTACCATTTTGGATCCTAACTCAATAGCAATTTCAAGCACTGATTACCAAAACATAGATGAAACGTCAACTTTGGTAAACGCTAAAATATTATCTACATTAACCGAGTCCCCTATCATATTTTTTGGTTACTCTATAACAGACGAAAACATTCGCAAACTGCTTCAGGATTTTTCAAAGAATTTAGATATGCCAGTTGAACAGGCCTCTGAACGAATAGCAGTAGTTGAGTATCATAAAGGTAAGCAAGATATAACTGAAATAATTAGCGAATTAAATGACAACGTTCACTACACAAATATCAGTACCGATAATTATGTAAACATATACAAAACCATTTCACAAATTAATCAAGGTGTTACACCAAATGAAATTTCAAAATATCAATCTGCATTTAGAAAAATAATTGAGGTTAAAGGCCACTCTGCTGAGCTAGATACAGTTCTCACATCATTTATAGATTTGGACAATGTTGACGCAGATCTCAAAAACAAAAAATTAGTTATCGCTTTTGGGGATGAACGCTTTGTTTACAAAACTCCAGACTACATTGACTATATTCAGGCATATTTTCACCCTACAACTGAATTTCCAGTAGAAATCGCCCTTAACTACATTAGAAGATATTCTTCGCAGTCAACATTACCTGTCACAAAATTTATTCGAACAGCTAATGGCGGTTTTGATAAATCACTAGTACGAAAATTACCCGCTCTCGCACAAAAAATAAACAAGAGGAACAACAAGTTTAACTCTCTAAAAACTATTACTACAAGCATTAACACACTAGCAAGGGATGCTGAAAGCATACTTGATAATATGCATTTCAAATCACCTTTGAAAGTATTTAATGATAACGAATCAAAGGTAAACGAAAATAATAAAATTCGTTACATCACCGTCAATATTGAACAATATAATTCTAACGATCTTGCAATTTTTACGGATTACTTAATCAACAACATTTCACCAAAAATACTAGAAAACACAGATTTCAGAAAGTACTTTGCTAGTTATGCATTTACTTTAGATCCTGACACTTTAGATTTAAAAATTTAGATACAAAAAAACTCCCCTGTATGGTGGAGTCCATTAGGAGAGCATTTCATAGGCAAGATAAGACAATCATTGCGACAAGCAAGTGTTTTTATCTTGACACCATTATACCTTACTTAAAAAATTATTGACATATCTAATTTCAGCTCTAGAAAAAAGCAACGCTAAATATAACCTTTTTTTGTGACCTTGTGACCATTAAAATGTAACCTTTTTTGTAACAAGGTTACACGCTGTGACAACGTTTGTAACGCCTTGCGTAACCATTTATAGCAACGATTAAACGCCTATAAATTTAGGTATTTGTTAGTATTTACATGCTAGAAAATGCTGGCATTCACACTGGAAAATACTGGAGTTGCATTTTGGAAAATGTTGGAGTTACATGCTAACATTTTTGTAACCCTGCACACTAACATTTACTAACAAATTTGTGACCTTTTACTTACCTTGTTGAACATTAAATTGTTGTATTTCATCCCCTTAAATTAAACAACCGTATAAACCAAAAAGGCACGAACTTATACTATCTAGTCCGTGTCTTTTGTTATGTATTTTATTAAGCTTTGAGAGCCGTTCTCAGCGTTTAATGTCTGTCTGGTATAAATACACTCATCAATATATTAAACGCAAATTCACACGTTATCTAGCTTATTTTGAAACAAATACACAAGCTCTATCTTGCTTACTGATACGGGGATGGAACACAATAAATGATTTATTGATATTTGTTTAAAGTTAAACAACTACTTCCATTTTTATATTTATTAGCATTACACTTATGACTTATAACAAATCAGAAAAAGGTTTCAAATGCTTCCATCCATAAAACAATACAAAGCAATAATACTATACGTACTTTTCGGAGTTCTAACGACAATCATTAACCTAGTTTCATATACGGGGATGTACAGCTTTCCGTTATCCTATCGTGGTTAATAACTGTCCTGTCTGCTTATTTAACGAATAGAAAATGGGTCTTTAACTCTAAGGCAACCACCACAGCAGAAATGCTACATGAATTATTTGCTTTTTTGTCATCTAGATTACTAACCCTAATACTCGAAATGGCTATTATATGGTTTGGTGTTCAACTACTTAAACAAAATCCTTTAGTTTGGAAACTGATTGATAATGTCGTAGTTGTTATATTCAATTACATCATCAGTAAATTGTTCGTATTCAAAGATAGGCCTACAAATATCGAAGAAACGGTATGATAAATACTTTACACCCCCGCCCCTTGTTACCAGATTAAAGAGCGCACACATATCGTCATCTTACAAAAATGTTGAATTTTGAAAACTTTTTCATAGGGGGGATATGCCATAAACATTGATATAACAGCGTTTATAAATTCTACTATAAAGCACAAGAATGCCTTTATATCAACGTTTATAGCTTGCCTGTTTCTAAAACGGGGACAGTTTAGCACTACAGCCACATGGCTTTAAGGCACTTTACACCAAAATTACCGTAAAAAGTACCCCTTATTCCTACCCTACTTTTACAACTATATGTGCCATTTCCAAAACAAAAAGTTACATCAAAATCAACAACTTAGTGGTATGTTTGTGCTACCCCTAAACGCCTATTTTGGGTTAGAAATGCCTTTATATCAGCATTCAATATTCAAAAATGACCCTATAAAAAGTTTTGATTTCTGCATTTGCCAAAAACGAGTACGCCACCTTGTGACGCTCCCTCCTAGTACATAGGAGCGGGGGTGTTTTTTATTGCAAACAAAAAAGCACTACATTGGTAATGCTTGCTGTCTCAGTTTAATAAACTCATCTCCATGTATCATGATCACATGTAATAATCTTTTGAAGTCATTGCGCCATGTTCTCAAACTTGAATGACTTTTACCGGATTCATTGCAAACTTCATCCCATGTAATAAACTTATCACTGTAATACTTGGTAATCGCCTGTTTATGTTCTGGTTTAATCACTGATAAGCAAAATGTTATATCAGCAATGTGCTGTTTGGATTGTGGATTGATTTCTTGCATGAGCTTCAATCGACCAGAGAAGTAATCTCTCAACATCTTGTCCGTACTATCTGCCATTATATTGCCTCCTGTGTCGTTATAACATTCTGCGATAGCAATTCCCTTGTCGTTCGCAACGACCACGAAACTATTCTATGCGTATAAACGTTGTTTTGGGCGTTCTATCTTGCTGACTAAGGCGTTTAATTCTTTGTTTAAAGCCATAATGTAACCCGTAGGAGCAACAACATTGTAAAACTCTGTAAACGGCTTAATCTCTTGAACAAATACCGTGTTCTCATGCCTGTACTGATTGGAACGTTCTGAGTCCTGTTCTATTAACTCACATTCTAAATCTGTCATCCCCGAAAAATAGCGTTTGAGTATTGTTCTATTTATCCATGTGGTCGCCATATACGCTCCTATTTATCTTTTATGTATATATGCAATTATAACAACTATTTATGCGTATATTAAATATAAATATGCAATTAATAGGATAATATGCTTTTATGTACTGTTTTTGTACCATTTCTCCAAATAAAAAACGGCTTAAATGCCGTTACACTGCCTTACTAGCTCGATTTAATTTTGTACCTAAAAAAGTACCTTTTTGTGTGAAATGCTATGAAATACAGTACAACGTTTTTCATAAGAAAAGGCGTTACACCAAGGTTTTTGAGACCTTATGCAACGCCATGAAATGCTAAATGGAGAAGAAGGGATTCGAACCCTCGCACGCTTTAACACGTCTACACCCTTAGCAAGGGCGCCTCTTCAGCCGCTTGAGTACTTCTCCATAACAATAACTAATATACCAGAATTTAGAACAGATAGCAATACCCAAAACCCTATCAACACTGCTTTTTGTGCCCAATACACATTTCATGAGCAAACACTCATATAAATGCCATGATTATCGCATTTCATTATCATGCCTTTTCATGAAAAATTGTTTTAATTGCTATTCAAGCAAGTTTAGACATTATCTATTTGGAGATACCTGTTCATCCATTACACATACATTGTTATTCCGCTTCTTCTTTATAGCTTAATGCGGCAACGTTTAATTCCTTATCTCCTAGTCCCTTTGTAAAACTAGTTTCGTGGGAAACAATAATCACATTCCCTGGGAACTTATCGATAGCTGCACGCAAAGCATTTTTTGTGCCTTCATCTAAGTGGTTTGTCGGTTCATCTAAAATCAAGAAATTACTTGGTTTCATTTCCATAATGGCCAACTTAACTTTAGTCTGTTCCCCACCAGAAAGCTGTTTCATTGGTTTTTGCGCATTTTCAGCGTTAATACCAGCAGCAGCTAACCGGGTGCGCAAAGCTTTCGGCTCTAATTTTGGGAAACGGTCTTGCATTTCTTGCAGTGGTGTTTTTTGATCATCATCCCATTCCAAATCTTGATCAAAGTAATTCACAACTGCTGATGGTGAAAACTCTGCCTCACCACCAAGTGCTGGAATAACACCCAAAACAGATTTAATTAGTGTTGACTTACCAGCACCGTTGAAACCTTTGAAGACAACCTTTTGACCAGATGTCATCGAAAAGGTCACCGGCTCCAAAACAGGTGTTACATAACCAACAGACAGTTCATTTACTGTTAGTGCGTTTGCAGACTGAGAGTTAACATAGGGAAAATTAAACTTAGCTTGCAAAACTTCTGACGGTGGATCAACTCGATCCATTCTTGCCAACATTTTTTCACGTGACTTGGCTTGTTTTGATGTTGAAGCACGCGCCTTGTTTTTGGCGATGAATTTTTGCGCTTTCTCAATTTCACCTTGTTGCTTTTCATATTGACGTAACTGTTGCTCAGCTCGCTCGTCTTTCTGACGCATTGCCTTTTTAAACGAGCCACGAAACTTAGTAATCTTACCAAACGATAGATCAATTATTGCATTGGTTACCTTATCCAAGAAGTCAAAATCATGGGAAATAATCATCGCTGACCCTTCAAAAGACTGTAAGAAATCCTCAAGCCATTCAATATGCGCCACATCTAAATAGTTTGTTGGTTCATCTAAGATAATAACGTCGTCATTTTCTAACAATAACTTAGCCAAAATGACTTTGGCACGTTGCCCACCAGACATTGATTCTAGTGCACGAGTACGCCCAATCGCTTCCAATCCCAATCCAGAAATCACGCGCTCAATTTTGGTATCCACGTCATAAAATCCAGCAGCGTCTAGTTCTTCTTGCATACGTCCGGCGCGTTCCAACAATTTGTCAGATAGACTCTCTGCATATTCATTGTAGAGTTCCGTAATACGGTCTTGTTTGTCATACAAATCTTGATAAGCAGTGTGCAAGAAATCAACCAGTGTCATTCCTTCAGGAATCTCTGCATACTGGTCTAGATAGCCAACCTTTAAGCCTTTTTGCCATTCGATTTTACCAGAGAGTGGTAGTTCTTGCCCAGTAATGATTTTGATAAGTGTTGACTTACCAGCACCATTTTGGCCAACAATGCCCATGTGTTCTCCAGCCTGTAATTCAAATGCTGCATCTTCATATAAAGTTTTTTCTGCGTAGGCCATTGACAGGCCTGAAATTTCTAATAATGCCATAACTATAAGTCTACCATACTTTCAAGTAACATTGAGTATGTATGAGTTTTTTTTTTTAATAATTGCTTTGGAATATTTTATTTTATCTTTCTAATTCAATAATTTTGTGAACAGTCGGAACCAAACTCACCGGCTATTATTTATACTAACTTAACTCGCCAACAAGATATGAAACTGGTTGAAAAAAACAGAAAATCCGCTATACTATAGTTATTATGAAACCACGTAAACTAAACATTAAAACTATTCCATCTGCTGACATTAACCGTGCTTATCGTTTTTGGCGTGATGTATTTGATTTGCCACAATCTGGTCACCAAAGTGGTCGTCACCTTGTAATTGATGGTGAAGATATTGTGTTTGTCATCGGCAAGCCAACGAACCGCTTAGAGATGCTCGTTCGTGATCACCAAGCTGATTTGGTGAAACATTTACGTAACAACTTCATTCCTATTATTGGCGAACCAGAAAAAAGATTTGGAAACAAGGTTGCCTTATCCATACATGATTCCGAAGGCAATTTGATTGTTTTAGAGGCCAATGCTTAAGATGAAATTAAAAGAGCGTAGACAACTGTTATAAGTTGTCTACGCTTTTTTGATGTTAAAGTGTTGTAAAATCAATGACCTTACGACCAGTAATTGAACCGGCCTTCATTTCATCAATAATTTCATTTATGTCTTGGAAAGCAACTTTCTCAACAATTGGCTTAACCTTGCCTTCAGCACCAAATTGGAAAGCTTCCTTTAGGTCTGCACGTGTTCCAACCAATGAACCACGAACTTCAATACCATCAAGGACTGTTTTAGCAATGTTCAAGGCCATATCACCTTGTGGCAAAGCAACAGCTACAAGCTTACCCATTGGACGAAGAACATTCACAGCCTGGGAGAATGCAGCATCGTTAACGGCTGTCACTTGGGCATTGTGAACGCCGCCAGTTAACTCATTAACCTTAGCTACAACATCTTCCTTCTTACGGTTAACTAGTACTTCTGCTCCGTTAGCTTTGGCGGCTGCTAACTTATCATCGTTTCCATCAATAACTGCAACGTGAGCACCAAAAACACTGTGGGCATATTGAACAGCTAAATTACCTAGACCACCAGCACCGTGAACAGATACCCATTCACCGGGCTTAGTTTCACCGACTTTCAAAGCCTTGTACATTGTAACACCAGCACAAGTAATTGATGTCGCTTCAACAGGATCTAAGCCTTCTGGTACCTTAACCGCATACTTAGCATTTACAACAACTTGTTGTGACATTGCACCATCAATTGTGTAACCTGAATTACGCACCTTACGGCAAAATGTTTCGTTGCCTGATACACAATAATCACAAACGCCACAGGCATCATAGAACCAAGCAATTGAAACGCGATCACCAACTTTAAGGTAATCACTAGCACCTTCGCCTAATTTAGACACACGTCCAACGCCTTCATGTCCAATTACTCGACTAAAATTACCGTTACGTTCTCCGATTTTGTTAGGGTCACCGAAATCACCGTTTGCACAGTGCAAATCAGTGTGACAAAGGCCAACATATTCAACATCAACCAATGCATCTCCAAATGCTAACGCACGTGGCTGCCAATCCTCGATTAAATCAACATAACCATCATTTA
This window contains:
- a CDS encoding DUF3883 domain-containing protein, translating into MTGFFVSQNQTYKTEHEKQILWSPQKNKIGGDNRGYINMSHVKKGDIIFHYHHKQITHVSIALTNVYERIRPSEFNNSIWDELGWQVDVSMYKLNLNMEEVRSFLQKHDAEIFNTHGHVNQMYLFRLTKEQLDYLMSYVTSDIKKNLERDIKSTSSPSVTLITHTSKKHSAKKHQSDRIDYLKLHELKSKIGKLGEEFILDYLTKKYPESEFDIIPTSNNLNISSGNDSAGFDIKIINKTTDSITLIDVKTTTSTSTPPFFMSQKEYQVFRESLDMSNTNYYIYRLSNLNELHKTYDLEILGPDELSEAIFTPNAYSVSF
- a CDS encoding GtrA family protein, translated to MYGDVQLSVILSWLITVLSAYLTNRKWVFNSKATTTAEMLHELFAFLSSRLLTLILEMAIIWFGVQLLKQNPLVWKLIDNVVVVIFNYIISKLFVFKDRPTNIEETV
- a CDS encoding ATP-binding cassette domain-containing protein, producing MALLEISGLSMAYAEKTLYEDAAFELQAGEHMGIVGQNGAGKSTLIKIITGQELPLSGKIEWQKGLKVGYLDQYAEIPEGMTLVDFLHTAYQDLYDKQDRITELYNEYAESLSDKLLERAGRMQEELDAAGFYDVDTKIERVISGLGLEAIGRTRALESMSGGQRAKVILAKLLLENDDVIILDEPTNYLDVAHIEWLEDFLQSFEGSAMIISHDFDFLDKVTNAIIDLSFGKITKFRGSFKKAMRQKDERAEQQLRQYEKQQGEIEKAQKFIAKNKARASTSKQAKSREKMLARMDRVDPPSEVLQAKFNFPYVNSQSANALTVNELSVGYVTPVLEPVTFSMTSGQKVVFKGFNGAGKSTLIKSVLGVIPALGGEAEFSPSAVVNYFDQDLEWDDDQKTPLQEMQDRFPKLEPKALRTRLAAAGINAENAQKPMKQLSGGEQTKVKLAIMEMKPSNFLILDEPTNHLDEGTKNALRAAIDKFPGNVIIVSHETSFTKGLGDKELNVAALSYKEEAE
- a CDS encoding lactoylglutathione lyase, producing MKPRKLNIKTIPSADINRAYRFWRDVFDLPQSGHQSGRHLVIDGEDIVFVIGKPTNRLEMLVRDHQADLVKHLRNNFIPIIGEPEKRFGNKVALSIHDSEGNLIVLEANA
- the adhP gene encoding alcohol dehydrogenase AdhP, which translates into the protein MKAAVVRNINDGYVDLIEDWQPRALAFGDALVDVEYVGLCHTDLHCANGDFGDPNKIGERNGNFSRVIGHEGVGRVSKLGEGASDYLKVGDRVSIAWFYDACGVCDYCVSGNETFCRKVRNSGYTIDGAMSQQVVVNAKYAVKVPEGLDPVEATSITCAGVTMYKALKVGETKPGEWVSVHGAGGLGNLAVQYAHSVFGAHVAVIDGNDDKLAAAKANGAEVLVNRKKEDVVAKVNELTGGVHNAQVTAVNDAAFSQAVNVLRPMGKLVAVALPQGDMALNIAKTVLDGIEVRGSLVGTRADLKEAFQFGAEGKVKPIVEKVAFQDINEIIDEMKAGSITGRKVIDFTTL